One window of the Octopus sinensis linkage group LG9, ASM634580v1, whole genome shotgun sequence genome contains the following:
- the LOC115215666 gene encoding proteasome subunit beta type-3 isoform X2, whose translation MSILTYNGSAILAMKGKECVAIAADRRLGIQSSLTVSTKFQKIFKMGPRLFIGLPGLATDVQTVSQRLKFRLNLYELRENRKIKPKTFMSMVSNLLYERRFGPYFVEPVIAGLDPTTFEPFIASMDLIGCPMVPGDFVVSGTCSEQMYGMCESLWQPDLVSSHYLVFI comes from the exons atg AGTATTCTGACTTACAATGGCTCTGCCATTCTGGCAATGAAAGGAAAGGAGTGTGTTGCTATCGCTGCTGACCGTCGTCTAGGAATACAAAGTTCTCTCACAGTGAGCAccaaatttcagaaaatattcaaaatgggGCCACGTTTGTTCATCGGTTTACCTGGTCTTGCGACAGATGTGCAGACAGT GAGCCAGAGGTTAAAGTTCCGACTGAATTTGTATGAATTAAGAGAAAACCGGAAAATAAAGCCTAAAACTTTTATGTCAATGGTGTCTAATTTACTTTATGAAAGAAG gttTGGTCCATACTTTGTTGAACCTGTCATTGCTGGATTGGATCCTACCACATTCGAACCTTTCATTGCCTCTATGGATTTGATTGGTTGCCCCATGGTCCCTGGTGATTTTGTTGTGAGTGGAACTTGTTCAGAACAAATGTATGGTATGTGTGAGTCATTATGGCAACCAGATCTGGTAAGTTCTCattatttagtatttatata a
- the LOC115215666 gene encoding proteasome subunit beta type-3 isoform X1: MSILTYNGSAILAMKGKECVAIAADRRLGIQSSLTVSTKFQKIFKMGPRLFIGLPGLATDVQTVSQRLKFRLNLYELRENRKIKPKTFMSMVSNLLYERRFGPYFVEPVIAGLDPTTFEPFIASMDLIGCPMVPGDFVVSGTCSEQMYGMCESLWQPDLEPDDLFETVSQAILNAVDRDALSGWGIIVYLIEKDKVTERILRARMD; encoded by the exons atg AGTATTCTGACTTACAATGGCTCTGCCATTCTGGCAATGAAAGGAAAGGAGTGTGTTGCTATCGCTGCTGACCGTCGTCTAGGAATACAAAGTTCTCTCACAGTGAGCAccaaatttcagaaaatattcaaaatgggGCCACGTTTGTTCATCGGTTTACCTGGTCTTGCGACAGATGTGCAGACAGT GAGCCAGAGGTTAAAGTTCCGACTGAATTTGTATGAATTAAGAGAAAACCGGAAAATAAAGCCTAAAACTTTTATGTCAATGGTGTCTAATTTACTTTATGAAAGAAG gttTGGTCCATACTTTGTTGAACCTGTCATTGCTGGATTGGATCCTACCACATTCGAACCTTTCATTGCCTCTATGGATTTGATTGGTTGCCCCATGGTCCCTGGTGATTTTGTTGTGAGTGGAACTTGTTCAGAACAAATGTATGGTATGTGTGAGTCATTATGGCAACCAGATCTG gAACCAGATGACTTGTTTGAAACTGTCTCTCAAGCTATCTTGAATGCAGTTGATAGAGATGCATTGTCAGGATGGGGTATTATAGTATACCTAAT